One part of the Rutidosis leptorrhynchoides isolate AG116_Rl617_1_P2 chromosome 1, CSIRO_AGI_Rlap_v1, whole genome shotgun sequence genome encodes these proteins:
- the LOC139885080 gene encoding very-long-chain aldehyde decarbonylase CER3-like yields the protein MSKNAPLATWPWENLGVFKYMLLGPMVGKVVHSWFYGYDDLASNLCCHVLVISLFRFHLYQWYTNACNMLFLTRNRRILQKSVDFEQIDKEYDWDNFVILQALIASLAIYLFPHEFANLPVWKSKGIVAIVLVHVLISEPLYYWVHRSLHGNYLFTPYHSFHHSSSVPQPVTAGSTSFLEDLLVAVVIGLPILGCCLSGYGSKTIIYGYIYVFDFLRCLGHSNVEIIPHWIFDSFPFFRYIIYTPTYYSLHHTEMKNNYCLFMPLYDALWNTLNTQSWDLHKKISTEADIGKSAKVPDFVFLAHVVDILSALHVPFVFRTFASKPYSAKLFLLPYWPFTVVVMLIMWARAKTFLVSFYNLRGRLHQTWAVPRFGFQYFLPFASNGINNHIEEAILRADKLGVKVISLAALNKNEALNGGGTLFVKKHPNLKVRVVHGNTLTAAVILNEIHEDVKEVFLTGATSKLGRAIALYLCRRGVRVLMLTPSHERFQNIQKEAPADCQKNLIQVSKYQAAKNCKTWVVGKWITPGQQRWAPSGTHFHQFVVPPILAFRRDCTYGDLAAMKLPDDVEGLGSCEYTMGRGIVHACHAGGVVHSLEGWTHHEVGALDVDRIDIVWKAAMKHGLQSVSSLPK from the exons ATGTCGAAGAATGCTCCTCTAGCTACATGGCCTTGGGAAAATCTTGGTGTATTCAAg TATATGTTACTTGGACCCATGGTGGGAAAAGTTGTACATTCATGGTTTTATGGATATGATGATCTAGCAAGCAATTTGTGTTGCCATGTTCTAGTAATAAGCTTATTCAGATTTCATCTATATCAGTGGTATACTAATGCATGTAACATGCTATTTCTCACACGAAATCGTCGAATTCTTCAAAAAAGTGTCGACTTTGAGCAAATCGACAAAGAATATGACTG GGACAATTTTGTAATTTTGCAAGCCCTGATAGCTTCATTGGCTATTTACTTGTTCCCTCATGAATTTGCTAACTTGCCGGTGTGGAAATCCAAAGGGATTGTTGCTATAGTTTTGGTACATGTGCTAATTTCAGAGCCACTTTACTATTGGGTGCATAGATCCTTACATGGAAATTACCTTTTTACCCCTTACCATTCATTCCACCATTCATCAAGTGTACCTCAACCGGTCACAG CGGGAAGCACCAGTTTCTTGGAAGATTTATTAGTTGCAGTGGTCATTGGGCTGCCGATACTTGGTTGTTGTTTGTCGGGATATGGATCTAAAACCATAATATATGGATATATTTATGTCTTTGATTTCTTACGATGTTTGGGTCACTCGAACGTTGAAATCATACCTCATTGGATTTTCGACTCATTTCCTTTCTTCAGATACATTATCTACACCCCAAC ATACTATAGCTTACACCACACGGAGATGAAGAACAATTATTGTTTATTTATGCCTCTTTATGATGCCTTGTGGAATACATTGAACACACAATCATGGGATCTACATAAGAAAATAAGTACAGAAGCAG ATATAGGTAAGTCGGCGAAGGTGCCGGATTTCGTGTTCTTGGCACACGTGGTGGATATATTATCTGCATTGCACGTTCCATTTGTCTTCAGAACATTTGCATCAAAGCCTTATAGTGCCAAACTTTTCTTGCTTCCATATTGGCCATTTACTGTTGTGGTGATGCTAATTATGTGGGCTCGGGCCAAGACATTTCTTGTGTCGTTTTACAACTTGAGAGGCAGATTGCACCAAACTTGGGCCGTTCCTCGGTTTGGATTTCAG TATTTCTTGCCATTCGCTAGTAACGGCATCAACAATCATATTGAGGAGGCCATTTTAAGGGCTGACAAATTGGGAGTGAAGGTCATCAGTCTTGCTGCCTTAAATAAG AATGAAGCACTCAACGGAGGTggaacgttgtttgtgaaaaagcaCCCAAATCTGAAAGTACGAGTAGTCCATGGGAATACATTGACGGCTGCTGTAATACTTAACGAGATTCACGAAGATGTAAAAGAAGTGTTCTTGACCGGCGCCACTTCAAAGCTTGGACGTGCAATCGCCCTTTATCTTTGTAGACGAGGCGTTCGTGTTCTT ATGTTGACTCCGTCACATGAAAGGTTTCAAAACATCCAAAAAGAAGCTCCAGCAGATTGCCAGAAGAATTTAATCCAAGTCAGCAAGTACCAAGCAGCAAAAAATTGCAAG ACGTGGGTGGTTGGAAAGTGGATAACGCCCGGACAACAAAGATGGGCACCATCAGGAACTCATTTTCATCAGTTCGTGGTGCCGCCCATTTTGGCTTTTAGAAGAGATTGTACTTACGGTGACCTTGCTGCCATGAAACTACCGGATGACGTTGAAGGCCTGGGATCTTGTGAG TATACAATGGGAAGAGGAATAGTACATGCGTGTCATGCAGGAGGAGTCGTACATAGCTTGGAAGGATGGACTCATCACGAAGTTGGTGCACTTGATGTTGATCGAATCGATATCGTTTGGAAAGCTGCTATGAAACATGGTCTTCAATCGGTTTCGAGTCTACCTAAATGA